A window of the Magnetococcales bacterium genome harbors these coding sequences:
- a CDS encoding PAS domain-containing protein encodes MRIRPARSDEFRFSLGWKRILWVVMPILAGAMVTALLAWIVQNQEHHRSLTQRMHLELDGLDRELTFLEMEVERLAGNPIVINALADPKQRTGPLPEFLGRFASRLYARSFVLTDPTGLLVQAHLDPIPDYRELPSLKETLMTGKSASSLDPDRGLFLVSAPVPYAGSIQGIVVCGFALGPVLERHIGSGMERRLLVGGAAVRQGSRLGGAVAISLAVDGRLPLLHRLGVRLEAGSEPAWIARVALPSVGFVLSIGVGVALAVGLLVSRIAARSVEEWSGSTERYGRSGRLRNRAASVTSARSVGVGIPERSVGVGVPERSVEVGVPERSVEVGVPERSAGVETSLPSSGFDVPASGGERGTLVPGVQFVFDAIPVRFFWKDTEGVYRGGNALFARDAGFGRGEDVLGLRDIDMPWKEDVARYRALEHRIFAGEGPSRRVAETRRVASGHLLSIEMTRVSLADADGGIVGLLGIYDERLSALRDGDGLEQRLERQESLLHSLFQILGEAMWEWDLVTGEMRFDGRWREMFGVAAGVVLEADRAAWRERLHPEEGDVVEGLIQVHLSGASDLYASRHRMRHERGYWFEVEERGRISAWDEQGTPLRMICAVSRSRNGTRDESGAPASGTEEGEERQGGGVEESPEGECDPFRGIDRGEGAGSGGGDDGGAVAMDRVDDRVKEVLVIGGGDQSGAPAIEGKRRAEGTWIGMRAFPGVSWPECGGFDPAAGLAHVGGNDSLYRSELVAFYRQHVNLTQRLQDMWGRSRYDRIGREVLAIRQVLFDIGALNLHDQVLALEGALTCMPRRKEAIARYFLPLCQGLDALMTALGQWLDVAGDDGKGMLHRLDAGSRSETVS; translated from the coding sequence ATGAGGATCAGGCCCGCCCGTTCCGATGAATTCCGTTTTTCCCTGGGGTGGAAAAGGATTCTGTGGGTCGTGATGCCGATCCTGGCCGGGGCCATGGTGACGGCGCTGTTGGCATGGATCGTTCAGAACCAGGAACATCACAGGTCGTTGACGCAACGAATGCATCTGGAACTCGATGGATTGGATCGTGAACTGACCTTTCTTGAAATGGAGGTGGAACGCCTGGCGGGAAATCCCATTGTGATCAATGCCCTTGCCGATCCGAAACAACGGACGGGACCCTTGCCGGAATTCCTCGGTCGCTTCGCATCGCGATTGTATGCCCGGAGTTTTGTGTTGACCGATCCAACCGGCCTGCTGGTGCAGGCGCACCTGGATCCCATACCCGATTATCGCGAACTTCCCAGCCTCAAGGAAACCTTGATGACGGGAAAATCCGCCTCTTCCCTGGATCCGGATCGGGGGTTGTTCCTGGTGTCGGCTCCGGTTCCTTATGCGGGATCGATTCAGGGAATCGTGGTTTGCGGATTTGCGCTGGGGCCGGTTCTCGAACGTCATATCGGTTCGGGGATGGAGCGTCGTCTGCTTGTGGGGGGGGCGGCGGTCAGGCAGGGATCGCGGCTGGGGGGAGCGGTTGCGATTTCTCTGGCGGTCGATGGTCGATTGCCGCTTCTTCACCGCCTCGGGGTGCGGCTCGAAGCCGGATCGGAACCTGCGTGGATCGCCCGCGTGGCGCTACCTTCGGTTGGTTTTGTGTTGTCAATCGGTGTTGGGGTGGCGTTGGCGGTTGGGTTGTTGGTATCTCGCATCGCCGCGCGATCGGTCGAGGAATGGTCGGGGAGCACGGAACGATATGGTCGGTCGGGTCGGTTGCGAAACAGGGCGGCATCGGTGACATCGGCACGTTCGGTGGGCGTCGGTATCCCGGAGCGTTCGGTTGGGGTCGGGGTCCCGGAGCGATCGGTTGAAGTCGGGGTTCCGGAGCGCTCGGTTGAAGTCGGGGTCCCGGAGCGTTCGGCTGGGGTCGAAACGTCGTTGCCTTCATCGGGGTTTGATGTTCCGGCATCCGGGGGGGAACGGGGAACCTTGGTTCCCGGGGTGCAATTTGTTTTTGATGCCATTCCGGTCCGGTTCTTTTGGAAGGACACCGAGGGGGTCTATCGGGGGGGGAACGCCTTGTTTGCCCGTGATGCCGGTTTCGGGAGGGGGGAGGATGTCTTGGGACTGCGGGACATCGACATGCCCTGGAAGGAGGATGTGGCACGGTATCGGGCGTTGGAACACAGGATTTTCGCTGGCGAAGGGCCATCCCGTCGCGTCGCGGAGACCCGCCGGGTCGCTTCGGGGCACTTGTTGTCCATCGAGATGACCCGGGTGTCGTTGGCGGATGCGGATGGCGGGATTGTCGGTCTTCTGGGAATCTACGATGAACGTCTGTCGGCGCTTCGTGACGGGGACGGACTGGAACAACGTCTGGAACGGCAGGAGTCGTTGCTCCATTCGTTGTTTCAGATTCTGGGCGAGGCGATGTGGGAGTGGGATCTGGTGACGGGGGAAATGCGGTTCGATGGGCGTTGGCGGGAAATGTTTGGCGTGGCGGCGGGGGTGGTCCTGGAAGCGGACCGGGCGGCATGGCGGGAACGATTGCACCCCGAGGAGGGGGATGTGGTCGAGGGATTGATTCAGGTGCATCTGTCGGGGGCTTCCGATCTGTATGCTTCGCGTCATCGCATGCGCCATGAGCGGGGATATTGGTTCGAGGTTGAGGAACGGGGACGGATTTCGGCTTGGGACGAGCAGGGTACTCCCTTGCGTATGATCTGTGCCGTATCCCGATCGAGGAATGGGACTCGGGACGAATCCGGAGCGCCGGCCTCGGGGACCGAAGAGGGGGAGGAGCGCCAAGGCGGCGGGGTCGAGGAATCGCCGGAAGGGGAATGTGACCCGTTCCGAGGCATCGACAGGGGGGAGGGCGCGGGTTCGGGGGGCGGCGATGATGGTGGGGCTGTCGCCATGGATCGGGTGGATGATCGTGTGAAGGAGGTTCTGGTTATTGGAGGCGGTGACCAGAGTGGGGCGCCGGCGATCGAAGGAAAACGCCGGGCGGAAGGGACATGGATCGGAATGCGCGCTTTTCCGGGAGTGTCCTGGCCTGAATGTGGTGGTTTCGATCCGGCGGCGGGTTTGGCCCATGTGGGCGGAAATGATTCGCTCTACCGGAGCGAGTTGGTTGCTTTTTATCGGCAACATGTCAATCTGACCCAGCGGTTGCAGGATATGTGGGGCAGATCGCGTTATGACCGGATTGGCAGGGAGGTGCTGGCGATTCGCCAGGTGTTGTTTGACATTGGCGCGTTGAATCTGCACGATCAGGTGCTTGCCCTGGAGGGAGCATTGACGTGCATGCCGCGAAGAAAGGAGGCGATTGCCCGATATTTTCTTCCGTTGTGCCAGGGGTTGGATGCGCTGATGACCGCGCTCGGGCAGTGGCTGGATGTTGCGGGAGACGATGGGAAAGGCATGTTGCATCGGTTGGATGCGGGATCACGATCCGAAACGGTGTCCTGA
- a CDS encoding hybrid sensor histidine kinase/response regulator — protein MDKRPRLLIVDDQPDNVRILQHAMGGEFDIIPANDGSSALEQAHGDPPPDLILLDVMMPGMDGFEVCRRLKGDEATSGIPVIFLTSLVDPVHEVEGLEMGAADYLAKPFNLPVVRARVRTHYEIVRGRRQLEVQNRKLLESQKLRDELESITRHDLKSPLAVILGFIQLMLHEKMNPSAIFLEQMEKAGLQMLEMINGSLDLYRIEQGVYAYHPTSISVAHLVQRVVGERHLAAERRKVRVVLSGIREDNESSQIMAEELLGYSMLANLLDNAMEATPAGGEITLAMRHEGAWLVLELTNPGMVSEVIRDRFFEKFVTHGKRQGSGIGTYSARLIARLFGGDITMRTSEAEGTVLVIRLPLLPSRTGGAAHAGRAHVSEK, from the coding sequence ATGGACAAGAGGCCCCGACTGTTGATCGTTGACGATCAACCCGATAACGTTCGCATACTGCAACATGCGATGGGCGGTGAATTCGACATCATCCCGGCCAATGATGGCAGTTCCGCCCTCGAACAGGCGCATGGGGATCCACCACCCGATCTGATCCTTCTGGATGTCATGATGCCGGGGATGGATGGTTTCGAGGTGTGCCGCCGGTTGAAGGGGGATGAGGCAACGTCTGGAATTCCCGTGATTTTTCTGACATCGCTCGTCGATCCGGTCCATGAGGTGGAAGGATTGGAGATGGGGGCGGCCGATTATCTGGCCAAACCGTTCAATCTTCCGGTGGTTCGGGCGCGGGTGCGGACCCATTATGAAATCGTCCGCGGTCGCCGGCAGTTGGAGGTCCAGAACCGCAAGTTGCTCGAATCGCAAAAATTGCGCGACGAATTGGAGAGCATCACCAGGCACGACCTGAAAAGTCCGCTTGCGGTCATTTTGGGGTTCATCCAGTTGATGCTCCATGAAAAAATGAATCCAAGCGCCATTTTTCTCGAACAGATGGAAAAGGCGGGGTTGCAGATGTTGGAGATGATCAACGGATCCCTGGACCTGTATCGGATCGAGCAGGGGGTCTATGCCTATCATCCCACCAGCATTTCGGTGGCGCATCTTGTTCAAAGGGTGGTCGGGGAACGTCATCTGGCGGCGGAACGACGCAAGGTTCGGGTTGTTTTGTCGGGGATTCGCGAGGACAATGAGTCGAGCCAGATCATGGCGGAAGAATTGCTTGGTTACTCGATGCTGGCCAATCTGCTGGACAATGCCATGGAAGCGACACCCGCCGGCGGGGAAATCACCCTGGCCATGAGGCATGAAGGGGCGTGGCTGGTGTTGGAACTGACCAATCCGGGGATGGTCTCCGAGGTGATTCGGGACCGTTTTTTCGAAAAATTCGTGACCCATGGCAAACGGCAGGGATCGGGCATCGGTACTTATTCAGCCCGTCTGATCGCCCGATTGTTCGGCGGCGACATCACCATGAGGACCAGCGAGGCGGAGGGGACGGTATTGGTCATTCGTCTGCCATTGTTGCCGTCCCGGACCGGGGGGGCGGCGCATGCGGGGCGGGCGCATGTCTCGGAGAAATGA
- the purB gene encoding adenylosuccinate lyase codes for MSSMTALSPLDGRYESKMVRLQPIFSEFGLIRNRVRIEIEWLKALSREEAIVEVFSFNPATIDWLDGIVRQFDETDALKVKHIEKTTNHDVKAVEYFLKEKLRGTVLAPLAEFIHFACTSEDINNLSHALMLREAREEVMLPRMDALVEQLQAMARSFSARPMLARTHGQNASPTTMGKELANVAHRLHRQREVFAGIPIFGKINGAVGNFNAHVVSYPEVDWPSFSRRFVEGLGLAYQPLTTQIEPHDGMAESFHALMRFNTVLLDFDRDIWTYISMGYFRQKVRQGEVGSSTMPHKVNPIDFENSEGNLGLANAILGHLAEKLPVSRLQRDLTDSTVLRNMGVGYGYSLLAYDSALRGMAKLELDSGRLEEDLDGAWEVLAEPIQMVMRRHGIDQPYERLKALTRGQRIDRERIHAFIHTLEIPGDARQRLLELTPGNYTGLADFLARTSLP; via the coding sequence ATGTCTTCGATGACCGCGCTTTCACCACTGGATGGACGCTATGAAAGTAAAATGGTTCGTCTGCAACCCATTTTTTCCGAATTCGGCCTGATCCGGAACCGGGTGCGGATCGAGATCGAATGGTTGAAGGCGTTGTCCCGGGAGGAGGCGATCGTGGAGGTGTTCTCCTTCAATCCCGCCACGATCGACTGGCTGGATGGGATTGTGCGCCAGTTCGACGAGACGGACGCCCTCAAGGTCAAGCACATCGAGAAGACGACCAATCACGATGTCAAGGCGGTTGAATATTTTCTCAAGGAAAAACTGCGGGGCACGGTTTTGGCTCCGTTGGCGGAGTTCATCCATTTTGCCTGCACTTCGGAGGACATCAACAATCTGTCCCATGCCTTGATGTTGCGGGAGGCGCGAGAAGAGGTCATGCTGCCACGGATGGATGCCCTGGTGGAGCAGTTGCAGGCCATGGCGCGGAGTTTTTCGGCCCGACCGATGCTGGCGCGGACCCACGGTCAAAATGCCTCACCGACGACCATGGGCAAGGAACTGGCCAATGTTGCCCATCGGTTGCACCGCCAGCGCGAGGTCTTTGCCGGGATTCCGATTTTTGGCAAGATCAACGGCGCGGTGGGTAATTTCAATGCCCACGTTGTCAGTTATCCCGAGGTTGATTGGCCCTCTTTTTCCAGACGGTTTGTCGAAGGTCTTGGGCTTGCGTATCAACCCCTGACCACCCAGATCGAACCGCATGACGGCATGGCGGAATCGTTTCATGCCCTCATGCGTTTCAATACCGTGCTTCTCGATTTTGACCGGGATATCTGGACCTATATTTCCATGGGCTATTTCCGGCAGAAGGTGCGCCAGGGAGAGGTTGGTTCATCGACCATGCCGCATAAGGTCAATCCGATCGATTTTGAAAATTCGGAGGGCAATCTTGGTCTGGCCAACGCCATTCTCGGGCATCTGGCGGAGAAACTTCCCGTATCCCGGTTGCAGCGTGACCTGACCGATTCCACCGTTCTTCGGAACATGGGTGTGGGTTATGGTTACAGCCTTCTGGCCTATGATTCGGCCCTGCGGGGGATGGCGAAACTGGAGTTGGATTCCGGGCGGTTGGAGGAAGATCTTGATGGGGCGTGGGAGGTATTGGCCGAACCGATTCAGATGGTGATGCGGCGCCATGGGATCGATCAACCCTATGAACGCCTCAAGGCCCTGACACGGGGGCAACGGATTGACCGGGAACGGATCCACGCCTTCATCCACACTCTGGAGATTCCCGGCGATGCCAGGCAAAGATTGCTGGAACTGACGCCTGGGAATTATACCGGATTGGCCGATTTTCTGGCGCGGACCTCCTTGCCGTAG
- a CDS encoding PIN domain-containing protein, giving the protein MSGFLLDTSALLTLRDDEPGAARVAALLHESARGVNACHGCFISLMEILYRIWKDEGEAAGRHAYRHCLDLPIHWVHESPSLLESAARIKATHTLSLADAWIAAAAMEVDAVLVHKDPEFQNLLVPQERLPYK; this is encoded by the coding sequence ATGAGCGGATTCCTTCTCGATACCAGTGCCTTGCTGACACTTCGCGACGACGAACCCGGTGCGGCAAGGGTGGCCGCATTGCTCCACGAGTCCGCCAGAGGGGTGAATGCGTGTCACGGATGTTTCATTTCCTTGATGGAAATACTCTATCGGATTTGGAAAGATGAGGGAGAAGCTGCCGGACGTCATGCCTATCGCCATTGTCTTGATCTTCCCATTCACTGGGTTCACGAGTCGCCATCTCTTTTGGAATCCGCAGCCCGAATCAAGGCAACCCACACACTTTCCCTGGCCGATGCCTGGATTGCGGCAGCCGCCATGGAAGTTGACGCTGTACTGGTACACAAGGACCCAGAATTTCAAAACCTTTTGGTACCCCAAGAAAGGTTGCCATACAAATAA
- a CDS encoding DUF2281 domain-containing protein yields MDLSEKVHDAISQLPEPLIQEVLDFIGLLSTRHHLSERTPHDENPRQRKEIMTEQTLASFHGSGKGGSTARLLAERRTDLERGR; encoded by the coding sequence ATGGACCTGAGCGAAAAAGTTCACGATGCCATTTCCCAACTTCCGGAACCCCTGATCCAGGAGGTGCTCGATTTCATTGGCTTGCTTTCCACACGCCATCATTTATCGGAACGCACCCCTCATGACGAAAACCCGCGGCAACGGAAGGAAATAATGACCGAGCAAACGTTGGCCTCATTTCATGGCAGCGGCAAGGGAGGGAGCACAGCACGCCTCCTGGCGGAGCGACGAACCGACCTGGAGCGTGGCCGATGA